In Streptomyces sp. NBC_01381, a genomic segment contains:
- the rarD gene encoding EamA family transporter RarD: MDSGAAGQPKSEARIGLLNGFAAYGMWGLVPLFWPLLKPSGAGEILAHRMAWSLVVVGIALLFVRRWAWAGELIRQPRKLGLVTIAAAVITVNWGVYIWAVNSGHVVEASLGYFINPLVTIAMGVLLLGERLRPVQWAAVGVGLAAVLVLAIGAGQPPWISLCLAFSFATYGLVKKKVGLGGLESLAAETAIQFLPAVGFLLWLASRGDATFGAEGVGHAALLAATGVVTAAPLVCFGAAAIRVPLSTLGLLQYLAPVFQFLLGILYFHEAMPAERWAGFGLVWLALTLLTCDALRSARRNAVRLAAARGGAVTSGSAGGREAVGPAAGREAETVV; encoded by the coding sequence GTGGACAGCGGAGCAGCGGGGCAGCCGAAGAGCGAGGCGCGCATAGGACTGCTGAACGGCTTCGCGGCCTACGGGATGTGGGGACTCGTGCCCCTTTTCTGGCCGCTGCTCAAGCCGTCCGGGGCCGGCGAGATCCTCGCGCACCGGATGGCCTGGTCGCTGGTCGTGGTCGGCATCGCGCTGCTGTTCGTGCGGCGTTGGGCCTGGGCCGGCGAGCTGATCCGGCAGCCGCGGAAGCTGGGGCTTGTGACGATCGCCGCGGCGGTCATCACCGTCAACTGGGGCGTCTACATCTGGGCCGTGAACTCCGGCCATGTCGTCGAGGCGTCCCTCGGCTACTTCATCAACCCCCTGGTCACCATCGCCATGGGCGTCCTGCTCCTCGGCGAACGCCTGCGGCCCGTGCAATGGGCGGCGGTCGGCGTCGGCCTCGCCGCGGTCCTCGTGCTCGCCATCGGCGCCGGACAGCCGCCGTGGATCTCGCTCTGCCTGGCCTTCTCCTTCGCCACGTACGGCCTGGTGAAGAAGAAGGTGGGCCTCGGCGGCCTTGAGTCGCTCGCCGCCGAGACCGCGATCCAGTTCCTGCCCGCGGTCGGCTTCCTGCTGTGGCTCGCCTCGCGGGGCGATGCCACGTTCGGCGCGGAGGGCGTCGGGCATGCGGCGCTGCTCGCGGCGACCGGTGTGGTCACCGCCGCTCCCCTGGTCTGCTTCGGCGCGGCGGCGATACGGGTGCCGTTGTCCACGCTGGGGCTGCTGCAGTATCTGGCGCCGGTCTTCCAGTTCCTGCTCGGCATCCTGTACTTCCATGAGGCGATGCCGGCCGAGCGGTGGGCCGGGTTCGGGCTTGTTTGGCTGGCGTTGACGTTGCTGACCTGCGATGCGTTGCGCTCCGCTCGGCGTAATGCGGTGCGGCTGGCCGCTGCGCGGGGCGGTGCCGTTACGTCTGGCTCCGCCGGGGGGCGGGAGGCGGTGGGGCCCGCCGCCGGGCGGGAAGCGGAGACTGTGGTCTGA
- a CDS encoding dihydrofolate reductase family protein, with translation MRKLTYYVAVTLDGYIAGPDGSFDFFPFEGEVRETIMAEYPETLPVVARGPLGLSDTPNKRFDTILMGRSTYEAGLPIGMTSPYPQLKQYVISSTLTETPPDVTLVADDPVGLVRELKQEDGLDIWLCGGGKLAGALFDEIDELVLKRNPFVIGSGIPLFDSPFAVTGFTVSANRSFDSGVNMTTFKRK, from the coding sequence TTGCGAAAGCTCACGTACTACGTCGCCGTCACCCTCGACGGTTACATCGCGGGCCCCGACGGATCGTTCGACTTCTTCCCCTTCGAGGGCGAGGTCCGCGAGACGATCATGGCCGAGTACCCCGAGACCCTGCCCGTGGTCGCCCGCGGCCCGCTGGGTCTCAGCGACACCCCCAACAAGCGCTTCGACACGATCCTCATGGGGCGCAGCACCTACGAAGCCGGCCTGCCCATCGGCATGACGAGCCCCTATCCCCAGCTGAAGCAGTACGTCATATCGAGCACGCTGACCGAGACGCCCCCGGACGTGACGCTCGTCGCCGACGACCCGGTCGGGCTCGTGCGCGAGCTGAAGCAGGAGGACGGCCTGGACATCTGGCTGTGCGGCGGCGGCAAGCTGGCCGGTGCGCTCTTCGACGAGATCGACGAGCTGGTCCTCAAGCGCAATCCGTTCGTCATCGGCTCCGGCATCCCCCTCTTCGACAGCCCCTTCGCGGTGACCGGTTTCACCGTGTCGGCGAACCGGTCCTTCGATTCCGGCGTCAATATGACTACCTTCAAGCGGAAGTGA
- a CDS encoding SDR family oxidoreductase → MSIVVTGATGHLGRLVIDGLLAARVPAGQIAAVVRDKEKAAPLAARGVELRVADYSTPESLAGVFAAGDKVLLISGNEMGQRVAQHGAVIDAARAAGVALLAYTGVLGGPDADFDLAAEHKATEQLILDSGVPYTFLRNGWYHENYTENLAPVLEHGAVVASAGDGRVASASRADYAAAAVAVLTGDGHQGKAYELSGDVAWSLAEYAAEVARQSGKDISYANVPAEQNLANLTGAGLPGRFAAILVDVDGAIERGLLAGTSGDLTRLIGRPTTPLADAVAAALKG, encoded by the coding sequence ATGAGCATCGTCGTCACCGGAGCCACCGGACACCTCGGCCGTCTCGTCATCGACGGGCTGCTCGCCGCGCGGGTCCCCGCCGGGCAGATAGCGGCCGTCGTCCGCGACAAGGAGAAGGCCGCCCCGCTGGCCGCGCGCGGAGTCGAGCTGCGCGTCGCCGACTACAGCACGCCCGAGTCCCTCGCCGGTGTCTTCGCCGCGGGCGACAAGGTGCTGCTGATCTCCGGCAACGAGATGGGGCAGCGGGTCGCGCAGCACGGGGCCGTGATCGACGCCGCGCGCGCCGCGGGCGTCGCTCTCCTCGCGTACACCGGCGTACTCGGCGGTCCCGACGCCGACTTCGACCTCGCGGCCGAGCACAAGGCGACCGAGCAGCTGATCCTCGACTCCGGGGTGCCGTACACGTTCCTGCGCAACGGCTGGTACCACGAGAACTACACGGAGAACCTCGCCCCCGTCCTGGAGCACGGCGCCGTGGTCGCCTCCGCGGGTGACGGCCGGGTCGCCTCCGCCTCGCGCGCCGACTACGCCGCGGCCGCCGTCGCCGTGCTGACCGGTGACGGCCATCAGGGCAAGGCGTACGAGCTGAGCGGCGATGTCGCGTGGAGTCTCGCCGAGTACGCCGCCGAGGTCGCCCGGCAGAGCGGCAAGGACATCTCGTACGCGAACGTCCCGGCCGAGCAGAACCTCGCGAACCTGACCGGCGCCGGTCTGCCCGGGCGGTTCGCCGCGATCCTCGTCGACGTGGACGGGGCGATCGAGCGGGGGCTGCTCGCCGGTACGAGCGGTGATCTGACCCGGCTCATCGGGCGGCCCACGACGCCGCTGGCCGACGCGGTCGCGGCGGCGCTCAAGGGCTGA
- a CDS encoding 2-oxoacid:acceptor oxidoreductase subunit alpha, with product MTSQVSSPAEQADGAVVGEQRKPAGEKDVRRLDRVIIRFAGDSGDGMQLTGDRFTSETASFGNDLSTLPNFPAEIRAPAGTLPGVSSFQLHFADHDILTPGDAPNVLVAMNPAALKANIGDVPRGAEIIVNTDEFSKRAMQKVGYDTSPLEDGSLDGYSVHPVPLTTLTVEALKEFDLSRKDAGRSKNMFALGLLSWMYHRPTEGTERFLRTKFAKKPEIAEANIAAFHAGWNFGETTEDFAVSYEVAPASTAFPTGTYRNISGNLALSYGLIAAGRQADLPLYLGSYPITPASDILHELSKHKNFGVRTFQAEDEIAGIGAALGAAFGGSLAVTTTSGPGVALKSETIGLAVSLELPLLIVDIQRGGPSTGLPTKTEQADLLQAMYGRNGEAPVPIVAPKTPADCFDAAIEAARIAVSYRTPVFLLSDGYLANGSEPWRIPEIDELPDLRVQFASGTNHTEDDGTEVFWPYQRDPQTLARPWAIPGTPGLEHRIGGIEKQDGTGNISYDPANHDFMVRTRQAKIDGIEVPDLQVDDLTGDAKLLVLGWGSTYGPITAAVRRLRAAGESVAQAHLRHLNPFPRNLGEVLKRYDKVVIPEMNLGQLATLVRARFLVDAVSYNQVNGMPFKAEQLATALKEAIHG from the coding sequence ATGTTCGCCGTCTGGACCGCGTGATCATCCGTTTTGCGGGTGACTCGGGGGACGGCATGCAGCTCACCGGTGACCGGTTCACTTCAGAGACGGCGTCCTTCGGCAATGACCTGTCGACGTTGCCGAATTTCCCGGCCGAGATCCGTGCTCCTGCCGGAACGTTGCCGGGGGTGTCCTCCTTCCAGTTGCATTTCGCCGATCACGACATCCTCACGCCGGGCGACGCGCCCAACGTGCTTGTCGCGATGAACCCGGCCGCGTTGAAGGCGAACATCGGTGATGTGCCGCGGGGTGCGGAGATCATCGTCAACACGGATGAGTTCTCCAAACGGGCGATGCAGAAGGTCGGCTACGACACCTCGCCGCTGGAGGACGGTTCGCTGGACGGCTACAGCGTCCACCCGGTGCCGCTGACGACGCTGACGGTCGAGGCGCTCAAGGAGTTCGACCTCTCGCGCAAGGACGCGGGCCGCAGCAAGAACATGTTCGCGCTGGGGTTGTTGTCGTGGATGTACCACCGGCCCACCGAGGGCACGGAGAGGTTCCTGCGGACGAAGTTCGCGAAGAAGCCGGAGATCGCCGAGGCGAACATCGCGGCTTTTCATGCGGGGTGGAACTTCGGTGAGACGACGGAGGACTTCGCCGTCTCCTACGAGGTCGCGCCGGCGTCCACGGCGTTCCCGACGGGCACGTATCGCAACATCTCGGGGAACCTGGCGCTGTCGTACGGGTTGATTGCGGCGGGGCGGCAGGCGGATCTGCCGCTCTATCTGGGCTCGTATCCGATCACGCCGGCCTCGGACATCCTGCACGAGCTGTCCAAGCACAAGAACTTCGGCGTGCGCACCTTCCAGGCCGAGGACGAGATCGCGGGCATCGGGGCAGCGCTGGGCGCGGCGTTCGGCGGTTCGCTCGCGGTGACGACGACGTCGGGTCCTGGTGTGGCGCTGAAGTCGGAGACCATCGGGCTCGCGGTCTCGCTCGAACTGCCGTTGCTGATCGTGGACATCCAGCGCGGCGGCCCTTCGACGGGGCTGCCGACCAAGACCGAGCAGGCCGACCTGCTGCAGGCCATGTACGGCCGCAACGGCGAGGCACCGGTGCCGATCGTGGCGCCGAAGACGCCGGCCGACTGCTTCGACGCGGCCATTGAAGCCGCCCGCATCGCGGTCAGCTACCGCACCCCGGTGTTCCTGCTGTCCGACGGCTATCTGGCCAACGGCAGCGAGCCGTGGCGGATCCCGGAGATCGATGAACTGCCCGATCTGCGGGTGCAGTTCGCCTCGGGCACCAATCACACCGAGGACGACGGCACCGAGGTGTTCTGGCCCTACCAGCGCGACCCGCAGACCCTGGCCCGCCCGTGGGCGATTCCCGGCACGCCGGGCCTTGAGCACCGCATCGGCGGCATCGAGAAGCAGGACGGCACCGGAAACATCTCCTACGACCCGGCCAACCACGACTTCATGGTCCGCACCCGCCAGGCCAAGATCGACGGCATCGAGGTGCCTGATCTTCAGGTCGACGACCTGACCGGGGATGCCAAGTTGCTGGTGCTGGGCTGGGGTTCGACCTATGGGCCGATCACTGCGGCCGTCCGGCGGCTGCGCGCGGCCGGTGAGAGTGTCGCGCAGGCCCATCTGCGCCACCTCAACCCCTTCCCGCGGAATCTGGGCGAGGTCCTGAAGCGTTACGACAAGGTGGTGATTCCCGAGATGAACCTCGGGCAGCTGGCCACTCTGGTCCGCGCCAGGTTCCTGGTCGACGCCGTCTCCTACAACCAGGTCAACGGAATGCCGTTCAAGGCCGAGCAGCTCGCCACGGCTCTCAAGGAGGCCATCCATGGCTGA
- a CDS encoding 2-oxoacid:ferredoxin oxidoreductase subunit beta, with protein sequence MADTKTEGTGSTIEALSLVPKAEAKQSMKDFKSDQEVRWCPGCGDYAVLAAVQGFMPELGLAKENIVFVSGIGCSSRFPYYMNTYGMHSIHGRAPAIATGLASSRRDLSVWVVTGDGDALSIGGNHLIHALRRNVNLKILLFNNRIYGLTKGQYSPTSEVGKITKSTPMGSLDAPFNPVSLAIGAEASFVARTVDSDRKHLTSVLREAAEHPGTALVEIYQNCNIFNDGAFEVLKDKQQAEEAVIRLEHGQPIRFGAPLESGLGSQGVVRDPLTGDLKVVPVTPETESQILVHDAHSTSPTQAFALSRLADPDTLHHTPIGVFRNVERPVYDTLMADQLDTAIEHNGKGDLAALLAGGDTWTVVG encoded by the coding sequence ATGGCTGACACGAAGACCGAAGGCACCGGGAGCACCATCGAGGCGCTTTCGCTGGTGCCCAAGGCCGAGGCCAAGCAGTCCATGAAGGACTTCAAGTCCGACCAGGAGGTGCGCTGGTGCCCCGGCTGCGGCGACTACGCCGTCCTGGCGGCCGTGCAGGGCTTCATGCCCGAACTCGGCCTGGCCAAGGAGAACATCGTCTTCGTCTCCGGCATCGGCTGCAGCTCCCGCTTCCCGTACTACATGAACACCTACGGGATGCACTCCATCCACGGCCGCGCCCCGGCCATCGCGACCGGCCTCGCCTCGTCGCGGCGGGACCTGTCGGTGTGGGTGGTCACCGGCGACGGGGATGCGCTGTCCATCGGCGGCAACCACCTGATCCACGCGCTGCGCAGGAATGTGAACCTGAAGATCCTGCTGTTCAACAACCGGATCTATGGCCTGACCAAGGGCCAGTACAGCCCCACTTCGGAAGTCGGCAAGATCACCAAGTCGACGCCGATGGGCTCCCTGGACGCGCCCTTCAACCCGGTCTCGCTGGCCATCGGGGCGGAGGCGTCCTTCGTGGCGCGCACGGTGGATTCGGACCGCAAGCACCTCACCTCGGTGCTGCGGGAGGCGGCCGAGCATCCCGGCACGGCGCTGGTGGAGATCTACCAGAACTGCAACATCTTCAACGACGGCGCCTTCGAGGTCCTCAAGGACAAGCAGCAGGCCGAGGAGGCGGTGATCCGCCTGGAACACGGGCAGCCGATCCGCTTCGGGGCCCCGCTGGAGAGCGGCCTCGGGTCCCAGGGCGTGGTGCGCGACCCGCTGACCGGTGATCTCAAAGTTGTCCCGGTCACGCCTGAGACCGAGTCTCAGATCCTGGTCCACGACGCGCACTCCACCTCGCCGACGCAGGCCTTCGCGCTCTCCCGGCTCGCCGACCCGGACACCCTGCACCACACGCCGATCGGCGTCTTCCGCAACGTCGAACGCCCGGTCTACGACACGCTCATGGCCGACCAGCTCGACACCGCCATCGAGCACAACGGCAAGGGCGACCTCGCCGCGCTCCTCGCCGGCGGCGACACCTGGACCGTCGTCGGCTAG
- a CDS encoding helix-turn-helix domain-containing protein, translating into MGVRDWNLTSDEMCPQRLVLEHVTSRWGTLILLALQERAYRFSELRRAIGGRVSEKMLAQTLQTLERDGLVHRDAKPVIPPRVDYSLTDLGREAAERVHALATWTERRMDAVGTARAAYDEARS; encoded by the coding sequence ATGGGAGTAAGGGACTGGAACCTCACCAGTGACGAGATGTGCCCCCAGCGGCTCGTCCTGGAGCACGTCACCAGCCGCTGGGGCACGCTGATCCTGCTGGCCCTGCAGGAGCGCGCGTACCGCTTCAGCGAGCTGCGCCGGGCGATCGGCGGTCGCGTCAGCGAGAAGATGCTGGCCCAGACGCTGCAGACCCTGGAGCGCGACGGCCTCGTCCACCGGGACGCCAAGCCCGTCATCCCGCCCCGCGTCGACTACTCCCTCACGGACCTCGGCCGCGAGGCCGCCGAGCGGGTGCACGCCCTGGCGACCTGGACGGAGCGGCGCATGGACGCCGTGGGCACGGCGCGCGCGGCGTACGACGAAGCCCGGTCCTGA
- a CDS encoding MFS transporter: MGARAWALLLVLCGTIFLEGIDIAMLAIAIPAIRSDLGLSTGTAAWVLSAYVLGYAGFTLLGGRAADLLGRRRMFLVWLGVFLLFSGLGGLATEGWMLIVARFVTGLAAAFMTPAAMSIITTSYAEGPERNKALLVFAGTSAGGFSLGLVVGGLLTELGWRWVFFAPVLLAGAILAAAVRLVPGEAVPERRTPGLRGFDLPGAAAAAGAMLLLAFGVVRLEHGLAGWPLTAGAAAAGLLLGAAFVRIERRTAEPLVRLGILLTGSVVRAGLGALLFVGAFMGFQFVLTLYLQELRGWSSWQTAIALVVMGCDVILAPTLTPRLVARYGHARVILAGFLLATVAYGLFLPVGMDWTYAAMFPTLLLAGTAFALALGPLMIAATEGVAEKEQGLAGGVLQTGLQFGAAIGISGVTAVHGLASSGTTAASPLSAFHAALTVPLAMALLGVLLSAQGLRRRRSGRRVAGGGGQPAARSEAESGRPAVSEAR, encoded by the coding sequence ATGGGCGCACGGGCCTGGGCACTGCTGCTGGTCCTCTGCGGGACGATTTTCCTGGAGGGCATCGACATCGCGATGCTCGCGATCGCCATCCCCGCCATCAGATCCGACCTCGGCCTGTCCACCGGCACCGCGGCCTGGGTCCTGAGCGCCTACGTCCTCGGGTACGCGGGCTTCACACTGCTCGGCGGCAGGGCGGCCGACCTGCTCGGCAGACGGCGGATGTTCCTCGTCTGGCTCGGTGTCTTCCTCCTCTTCTCCGGACTCGGCGGCCTCGCCACCGAGGGCTGGATGCTGATCGTGGCCCGCTTCGTGACCGGCCTCGCCGCGGCCTTCATGACACCCGCCGCGATGTCGATCATCACCACCTCGTACGCCGAGGGGCCCGAGCGCAACAAGGCCCTGCTGGTCTTCGCCGGCACCTCCGCCGGTGGCTTCTCGCTCGGCCTGGTCGTCGGCGGGCTCCTGACCGAACTCGGCTGGCGGTGGGTGTTCTTCGCGCCGGTGCTGCTCGCGGGTGCGATCCTCGCGGCGGCGGTGCGGCTCGTCCCGGGCGAGGCGGTGCCCGAGCGGCGCACACCCGGCCTGCGGGGCTTCGATCTGCCGGGTGCCGCCGCGGCGGCCGGGGCGATGCTGCTGCTCGCCTTCGGCGTCGTACGGCTCGAACACGGGCTCGCGGGCTGGCCGTTGACCGCCGGTGCGGCGGCCGCGGGATTGCTGCTCGGAGCCGCCTTCGTACGGATCGAGCGGCGCACGGCAGAGCCACTGGTGCGCCTCGGCATCCTTCTTACGGGCTCGGTGGTGCGGGCCGGGCTAGGGGCGCTGCTGTTCGTCGGGGCGTTCATGGGCTTCCAGTTCGTCCTGACGCTCTACCTCCAGGAACTGCGCGGCTGGTCGTCCTGGCAGACAGCCATCGCCCTGGTGGTGATGGGCTGCGACGTGATCCTCGCCCCGACACTCACCCCACGCCTGGTCGCGCGGTACGGCCACGCCCGGGTGATCCTCGCCGGCTTCCTGCTCGCGACAGTGGCGTACGGCCTCTTCCTGCCGGTCGGCATGGACTGGACGTACGCGGCGATGTTCCCGACCCTGCTCCTCGCGGGCACGGCCTTCGCGCTGGCCCTGGGCCCGCTGATGATCGCGGCGACGGAAGGGGTGGCCGAGAAGGAACAGGGCCTGGCGGGCGGAGTACTCCAGACAGGCCTGCAGTTCGGCGCGGCAATAGGCATCTCGGGCGTAACAGCGGTCCACGGCCTGGCCTCATCGGGCACGACCGCGGCATCCCCCCTCTCCGCCTTCCACGCGGCCCTCACCGTCCCGCTGGCGATGGCACTCCTGGGCGTACTGCTCTCGGCACAGGGCCTGCGGAGGCGCAGGAGCGGGAGGCGGGTCGCGGGAGGCGGCGGTCAGCCCGCTGCCCGAAGCGAGGCGGAGTCCGGTCGCCCGGCGGTGAGTGAGGCGAGGTAG
- a CDS encoding helix-turn-helix domain-containing protein → MGTGVGVGVGVDYGDADPFQWDTREDCQVRQILDRVADKWSLLTIALLEHRKLRFTELRREIDGISQRMLTVTLRQLERDGLVKRTVHPVVPPRVEYELTPLGGTLHHTIQSLVTWTERHQNEIAAAREAYDVRAASEEAG, encoded by the coding sequence GTGGGCACGGGCGTGGGCGTGGGCGTGGGCGTGGACTATGGAGACGCCGATCCCTTCCAGTGGGACACCCGCGAGGACTGCCAGGTACGCCAGATCCTCGACCGCGTCGCCGACAAGTGGTCGCTGCTCACCATCGCCCTCCTGGAGCACCGCAAGCTCCGCTTCACCGAACTGCGCCGCGAGATCGACGGCATCAGCCAGCGCATGCTGACGGTCACGCTGCGCCAGCTGGAGCGCGACGGTCTGGTCAAGCGCACGGTGCACCCGGTGGTGCCGCCACGGGTCGAGTACGAACTCACCCCGCTGGGCGGCACCCTGCACCACACCATCCAGTCCCTGGTGACCTGGACGGAGCGGCACCAGAACGAGATCGCGGCCGCGCGGGAGGCCTACGATGTGCGGGCCGCGTCCGAAGAGGCGGGCTGA
- a CDS encoding VOC family protein, producing the protein MTLHWKLVVDANDPHAQAVFWAETLGYEVEDNSALITRLLGFGALPESETIEFRGRHAFRDLVAVRHPDDPYDEETGTGLGRRILFQRVPETKTIKNRLHLDVHCAPDEREHEVTRIEALGAAVLRREKQPGGEWVVMTDPEGNEFCVH; encoded by the coding sequence ATGACCCTGCACTGGAAACTCGTCGTCGACGCCAACGACCCGCACGCCCAGGCCGTCTTCTGGGCCGAGACGCTGGGCTATGAGGTCGAGGACAACAGCGCCCTGATCACCCGCCTCCTCGGCTTCGGCGCCCTCCCCGAGTCCGAGACCATCGAGTTCCGCGGCCGCCACGCCTTCCGCGATCTGGTCGCCGTACGGCATCCGGACGATCCGTACGACGAGGAGACCGGCACCGGCCTCGGGCGGCGGATCCTCTTCCAGCGCGTCCCGGAGACGAAGACCATCAAGAACCGGCTGCACCTCGATGTGCACTGCGCGCCCGACGAGCGCGAGCACGAGGTCACCCGCATCGAGGCGCTCGGCGCGGCCGTCCTGCGGCGCGAGAAGCAGCCGGGTGGCGAGTGGGTCGTCATGACGGACCCGGAGGGGAACGAGTTCTGCGTCCACTAG
- a CDS encoding TetR/AcrR family transcriptional regulator, whose amino-acid sequence MRQNPARRTALLDAAIEVLAREGSRGLTLRALDTEAGVPTGTASNYFTNRADMLGQIMQRTRERLTPDASDVAETLKAEPTHELVKTFMHQIIERMRADRSSHLAMLELRLMATRNPELHAELTRFFRDELEGNISFHLDSGLPGDTTGMVLLYLAMFGLMVDDLTIPELLAPHQPERLVDEMVSRLLL is encoded by the coding sequence ATGCGTCAGAATCCCGCCCGCCGCACCGCCCTGCTGGACGCCGCCATCGAGGTGCTCGCCCGTGAGGGCTCACGCGGGCTGACCCTCCGCGCCCTCGACACCGAGGCGGGTGTCCCCACGGGCACGGCGTCCAACTACTTCACCAACCGCGCCGACATGCTGGGGCAGATCATGCAGCGCACCCGCGAGCGGCTGACGCCCGATGCGTCGGACGTGGCGGAGACGCTCAAGGCCGAGCCGACGCACGAGCTGGTGAAGACCTTCATGCACCAGATCATCGAGCGGATGCGCGCCGACCGCAGCAGCCATCTGGCCATGCTGGAGCTGCGACTGATGGCCACCAGGAACCCCGAACTCCACGCCGAGCTGACGCGCTTCTTCCGCGACGAGCTGGAGGGCAACATCAGCTTCCACCTCGACAGCGGACTGCCGGGCGACACCACGGGCATGGTGCTGCTCTACCTGGCCATGTTCGGGCTCATGGTGGACGACCTGACCATCCCGGAGCTCCTGGCGCCGCATCAGCCCGAGCGCCTGGTCGACGAGATGGTGTCGCGGCTCCTGCTGTAG
- a CDS encoding M28 family metallopeptidase, translated as MKFSVPGRAAAAAVIAVTGLLTTSAISSAAPSPTAAAPDISVANVQGHLSQLQSIAEANGGNRAHGSAGYKASIDYVKGKLDEAGFTTTVQEFTSNGETGYNLIADWPGGDADQVVMAGSHLDSVGSGPGINDNGSGSAAVLETALTVAKEQYKPAKHLRFAWWGAEELGLVGSSHYVDKLPADERSKVKDYLNFDMIGSPNPGYFVYDDDPTIEKTFKDFYGGLNIATEPDEEGDGRSDHAPFKDAGIPVGGLFSGADYEKTAEQAQNWGGTAGEPFDKCYHSSCDTTSNIDEKALDHNSDAVAHAVWGLSG; from the coding sequence ATGAAGTTCTCCGTTCCAGGACGCGCCGCGGCAGCCGCCGTCATAGCCGTCACCGGACTCCTCACCACCAGCGCGATATCGTCCGCGGCCCCCTCCCCCACGGCGGCCGCGCCCGACATCTCCGTCGCCAACGTCCAGGGCCATCTCTCCCAGCTGCAGTCCATCGCCGAGGCCAACGGCGGCAACCGCGCCCACGGCAGCGCGGGCTACAAGGCCTCCATCGACTACGTGAAGGGCAAGCTCGACGAGGCCGGATTCACCACCACCGTCCAGGAGTTCACCTCCAACGGCGAGACCGGCTACAACCTCATCGCCGACTGGCCGGGCGGCGACGCCGACCAGGTCGTGATGGCAGGGTCGCACCTCGACAGCGTCGGCTCGGGCCCCGGCATCAACGACAACGGCTCCGGTTCGGCGGCCGTACTGGAGACCGCGCTCACGGTGGCCAAGGAGCAGTACAAGCCCGCCAAGCACCTGCGGTTCGCCTGGTGGGGCGCCGAGGAGCTGGGCCTCGTCGGCTCCTCGCACTACGTCGACAAGCTGCCCGCCGACGAGCGCTCGAAGGTCAAGGACTACCTGAACTTCGACATGATCGGCTCGCCGAACCCCGGCTACTTCGTCTACGACGACGACCCCACCATCGAGAAGACCTTCAAGGACTTCTACGGCGGCCTGAACATCGCCACCGAGCCGGACGAGGAGGGCGACGGCCGCTCCGACCACGCGCCCTTCAAGGACGCGGGCATCCCCGTCGGCGGGCTCTTCAGCGGCGCGGACTACGAGAAGACGGCCGAGCAGGCGCAGAACTGGGGCGGGACGGCGGGTGAGCCGTTCGACAAGTGCTACCACTCGTCGTGCGACACGACGTCGAACATCGACGAGAAGGCGCTGGATCACAACAGTGATGCTGTTGCGCATGCCGTTTGGGGGCTCTCCGGGTAA
- a CDS encoding ABATE domain-containing protein: MMERTTGQAERPGLLLAPPTGRRFHFDPGALCLELLATGGPGEFARFEVLHEPADLVRWAGESRLRWPSGLELAVGEGELKLVRRTRDALFQLAADRAHDRPLGPGCLSAVNAAAAEAPLTARIEPDGTRAWAPGATGTRLLSSVMRDAVDLFTGPFAHRVRECGGGNCSLLFVDTSRPGRRRWCSMERCGNRQKARVHRARGETVRPASSDATRPASSDATQPASSDAARTS; encoded by the coding sequence ATGATGGAGCGCACAACGGGACAGGCCGAACGGCCGGGGCTGCTGCTCGCCCCGCCCACGGGCCGGCGGTTCCACTTCGATCCGGGCGCGCTCTGCCTGGAACTGCTCGCGACGGGCGGCCCGGGAGAGTTCGCGCGCTTCGAGGTGCTGCACGAGCCCGCGGACCTGGTGCGCTGGGCGGGGGAGAGCCGCCTCCGGTGGCCGTCAGGCCTAGAACTGGCGGTGGGCGAGGGGGAGTTGAAATTGGTGCGGCGCACCCGCGACGCCCTGTTCCAGCTCGCCGCCGACCGTGCCCACGACCGCCCGCTCGGCCCCGGGTGCCTGTCCGCCGTGAACGCCGCGGCGGCCGAAGCCCCGCTCACCGCCCGCATCGAACCGGACGGCACGCGCGCGTGGGCGCCGGGCGCCACCGGCACACGGCTCCTGTCGAGCGTCATGCGCGACGCGGTCGACCTCTTCACCGGGCCGTTCGCCCACCGCGTCCGCGAATGCGGTGGGGGCAACTGCTCCTTGCTCTTCGTCGACACGTCCCGCCCCGGCCGCCGCCGCTGGTGCTCGATGGAACGCTGCGGCAACCGTCAGAAGGCCAGGGTGCACCGGGCCCGCGGCGAGACGGTTCGGCCTGCCTCTTCGGACGCGACTCGGCCCGCCTCTTCGGATGCGACTCAGCCCGCCTCTTCGGACGCGGCCCGCACATCGTAG